The following proteins come from a genomic window of Macadamia integrifolia cultivar HAES 741 chromosome 14, SCU_Mint_v3, whole genome shotgun sequence:
- the LOC122060485 gene encoding probable cytochrome c oxidase subunit 5C-1 — protein MAGHKVAHVTLKGPSLVKEIILGSALGLLAGGLWKMHHWNEQRKSRAFYDMLEKGEISIVAEE, from the coding sequence ATGGCTGGCCACAAGGTTGCTCACGTCACtttgaaaggaccaagtttggTAAAGGAGATTATCTTAGGGTCTGCCCTTGGGTTGCTTGCGGGAGGGCTGTGGAAAATGCATCACTGGAATGAGCAGAGGAAATCGAGAGCATTTTATGACATGCTAGAGAAAGGTGAGATTAGTATTGTTGCTGAAGAATAG